The Moorena producens PAL-8-15-08-1 genomic interval CCCACAGTCAATTTATCTTCATCAATTCGCCTCATCCCATGCTACTATGGGTTACTGTACTTCAGTCTACAGAAAACGACTCTCGGTTACTCCCTTGCTATCTAGACTTGAAAACCTCGAAAGTTCAGACCATTACTCGTTGTTTAGCAGATAAAGGCTTCTATCGACTACTTTTGTTTTCCTCTGAAGAACCACAACGCTGTAACCAGGTAATAACCGTAACACTTACACCCCAACAATGCCAGATGTTACAAGAGTCTGCTAATACTGGTCAAGCCTCACAACCTATAGCTCAACCCATAGTCAGCAGACGCATACTAAAGATCAAATTTGAACAACTCAAATCCCAAGTGTTGAATAAATGGGATTCTCTCGACAGGTTTAATTCCCGAACCCAGGCAGAACTTGCTCATTCCATTTCCTAGTTCCCAGCTTCTTCTAACCTTAGGTAGTATTATATCATTGCTAGTATGATATAATAGGTGTTTGAATACTTATGATTCTGGTAAGCTGACTGATTAGTCATTAGTTATTCGGTACAGATCACAAATAAATTACTAATGACTAATTAAAATTTATTCACGATCGAGATTTTCCTAATTGTTCACAATTGGCAAGAACTCCTTTCTCTGTGATGAATATTCCCAGGCAATTCCGTCTGGATCTTTACTTTTACTCCATTGTGAAAAGTCAGCATCAGATTTACGTTTACCAACTGTGCTGGCATGAACATTCAGTCGCTTCGCTAATTCGGCTTGGATTAGAGGTTGATCAACTTTCTTATCCTGCTTCTTTTTGACCGAGTTTTTTTGATCACCTGAAGCATCAGCAGTAAAGGCAGCTAGTTTTGAGGCAACAGATTCTTGTGATCTTGGAGTTTCTAGCAATTTTGGGATGTCACTGCTAGAGAACTCATCTTTTTGGAGCTGTAGTTCCAAAGACGGGGTTGCTTGACTGGTGTTGGATTCACTCTCAGGCTCCAAGGAGGATTCACTCTCAAGCTCGAAGGATGGTTCACTCTCATCAAAGATACTACCGAGAGCGCTAGCGGTCAGAAAGTAATAAACAGTGCCTTTGTCATCATAGGTTTGACTCTGAGCTCCAAACTCCTGTGCCTTTTTGTCTAAATACTGTTTGGCTGCAGTTCCAGAAATATCGGCCTTGATCGACAAGTCAATGGGTGTCAGACAGCCTTGGTTATCTTTAATCAGTTGATTGAAGAAGGGATTAACTTTCTTAGTCCACTTCTGCCATTGATATTGCTGCCAAAGCCTGATGATGATAATTAGGGTAAGTATGGCCAGTACTATTGGCCATGCCTTTAGCAACAGAACCATCACCAATGCGACGGGGATGATCAGAATGAGAATTCCAGTGGCACTGCTATCGATTACTTTTCCAGTCATCTGACTTTACGGGGTAGGGAAACCGCGTCTGTCTTGGTGCGCGTTCCCATGGCGAGATCTCTCGCCGGGGTCGCACCGCTTTTAAAGCGCGGAGGAACTACAAAACCAGCGGTTTTAACCGCCGTCAAACCACCCTTTTCAGGGTGAGGGATTTAAAAAATCCCCCAAAACTCCCATTTCTGGGGTTAAGTTTGCCTAGCCAATGTTATCGGTCGGTACTATCCAGATGGCACTGTCTTACCCCTCGTACAACTGTTTAACCACCCGGTTCTAGAGCTTGAGACTGGCACGCATCCCAAGGTAGGAACTTTAACCCTTGCCGATAACGTAGTCCTCGTAAGACTTAGGCTGGTCAGCTACCTAAAGAAAGAGGCTCGTTTGCGTAAGCGTGTGCTTCGCACAAGGCTCCGTCTCTTCAGAGCGGGGTGCTGACATCCCTGTTGACGGATTTACTTGACCAACTCCCTCGCTCAACCGCTTGGGAGGGGGTATACTTAGTAGTCTATTCGTTTACGAGCCATTAAGGGGCTATCCACTGAAGTCGGGACTGTGGATTATTAGTAATTAGTAGACATTTGTACCATGTCCGATTACCTACTACCCGTAAGAGTTACGACTTCTTGCTAGTAGTCTTAGTTAACTCAGGTTAGTCAGGGCAAGACGTTTAAACATCGCCGCCCGTGCTTTGGTTGCTAAGGTATCATCCAGTGGTTCTAAGCACACTGGTATATGATACTTTTCCTTGAGGGCAGTTTGGATCAGCCAATCAGCAAGAAAGGGGTTTTTCGGTAACAGTGGACCGTGGGAGTAGGTTGCGATCGCATTCCGATAAAATGCTCCTTCTGTGCCATCTTCCCCATTGTTACCATATCCTTTGACCACTTGAGCTAGGGGTTCGACATTACCTAAATAGGTACGACCACCGTGATTTTCAAAGCCAATCACTACTGGATTTTTCCCGAGCATAGCCTTTAAGTCTTGGGCTAAGGGTGATGCAGTAATCTCAAATACCACATTACCAATGCAACGGCGAGCATCTACGCCAGGATGCTTGCTGACCAAATCCAGCAACCCTAATCCCTGAATCCGCTTACCTAGAGCTGGTTCATAGTAGTGACCTAGCAATTGAGGTGAGCCACAGGTAAATACCCCCGGTGTACCTCCTTCAATTTTTTCTTGTAGGGCATTGGCTTTGCTACCTTGTAAGTCTCGCATAACAATTTCTTGCTGTCTATCTTGAGCACCACCACCCATGAAGATATCCACTTTATAGAATTGCTCAGCAGGAGTCTGCTGATCGAGGGGGATTACATTGACTCTAATGCCTCGCCTCTGGGTTCGTTGTTGTAAGCAGATGACATTACCGCGATCGCCGTAGGTACTCATTAGGGTAGGGTAAAGCCAGCCTAAAGTTAATTCTAGTTGTTCGGAATTCATTTTGGGTTGAAGGTGATTTGGTTGTTCGCCTTATACTGTCTGCTGAGCAGTTGTGGGAGAAGCTGATCCAAGCTTTTGCTTCCCACCATTGCACTCCAGATTAGAGAATGCTACAGAGCTGGTCAAGTATTGACATCTCCCCCGGCTGAAGCACGGGGGATTCTATAAGGTTGTTAAACCGCAGCGGTTTTCCCGTGCGGTTTCACTACTTATTCGGTATGATTTTTTAAGAGATTTAAAAATGTCATAACGATGTGGGAGTGTCAATGCTCCCCTACCCATCTTGGTTAGATCAAGATCTAACTGTTTGGCTACTTTCCTGGCAATATTTGCAGCTCCATTTGAGTCAGCATTAACCAGGTATCCTTTTTTAGTCCTGTAGAGACCACGTCTGACCCTTTTTCCCGAAGGTTGCCACCCACTGGGTTTTTCACCGTGTTTTGGTAGTGGATCCTCGTCTAAGAAAGGTTAAACTAAGTCGGGGGGTCGCCCCCAGCCGACTCGTCTTCAAAACCGTACGTGACAGTTTCCCGTCATACGGCTCCTCATGAAAGGAATCATTGTCATTGATACCTCTAAAAGGGATTATCATCTAAGTTTGTTAGATTGATTTTCTTTCTGTGTTTTGCATCGTGGCAGTGTAGGTGAAGTAGCTCAAGATTATTGAGTTGGTCGTTTCCACCGTTTGCGCGTGGTATTATGTGGTGTACTTCCCTAAAATCCCCGTCCCTGAATATGAGTCCACAATGATTGCATTTCCCTTCTTGCCTTTTCAAAAGTGTTCCCTTTTGACTGGTCATCTCGGGATGCTTTTGCATTCTGGTGTTCCAATATATGAGGTCTCCATCGAAAATACTTCTGTCTCCCTTAACTTTGTTGTGCCTGATTATTTTTGTTTTGGCATGTTTAGGTAAATAATTATCTTCACTTGCCATAAATACCCAGTTATCAACCTTAGGAGCTTCGTACCATTTCTTAGGTTTTTCAACCTTGGTTCCCCAATATTTCTTGTTTACCCAGGTCTTGGATTTGTTTGGATGTCTTCTATATCCCCATCTTTGAAGTTTGTTCCAGAGCATGTTATCCAAATCTGAGAAGGTTTCTTTACTTACAACGCATTTGTTGTAGTTACACCATCCTCTTATTATTGGTTTTAGTTTGCTTATTAAAGCTTTTTGGGGAGCAGCCTTGTGTCGGTCAATGACCTTGGATAGCTTTTCCCAATGCTCTTTCACTCTTTTCTTCGAGGGTTTGATGAGGGTTTTGAATCCTTGCTTAGATTGGTGTCTTCCCGTCTGATATTGACGTACATTAAATCCTAAGAATTCAAAGCCGTTTGAGGTGTGTACCAATCTGGTTTTTGTGGATTTTAGTTCCAGGCCAATTTCTTCCAACCACTTTATGATGATTCTTTGACATTCTTCTACCACTTCTTTGGATTTGTGCATTATGACGAAGTCATCTGCATATCGGATTAGACTTAATGCCGTTTTATTTCTCCGTTTATTTCCGGGTAAGGTTTCGGCGTATTCCTTTATCCTGTTTTCCATTCCGTGGAGGGCTATGTTCGCCAGAAGTGGAGATATTATTCCACCTTGGGGAGTACCTTCGTCTGTCGATGTGAATATTCCTTCATCCATTACCCCGGCTTTTAACCAACCTTTGATTAACCGTTTCATGGATGGGTAGGTATTCAGTTTATTTAGAAGAGCATCGTGGTTGATTTTGTCAAAACATTTGGCAATATCGGCATCTAATACCCATTTGGGCATTTGTTTGATGCTTTTAAATATTGCTTGTATGGCGTCATGACATGACCTTCCTGGTCTGAACCCGTATGAGTTTGGCTCGAAACGTGCTTCCCATTCAGGTTAAACATGCCTGTTTGGTAAGGGCTTGGAGCGCTCTGTCGTATATGGTGGGTATCCCAAGGGGGCGTTTTTCTTTACGACCGGGTTTGTCTATCCATACTCTGCGGGTAGGTTGAGGTCGTTTGTGTATTTTAAGGTTGGCTACTAAGACTAGGCGCTGCTTGTTGGTTAAAGCTTTTCTCCCGTCTATTCCGGCAGTCTTTTTACCTTTGTTCTGTTGTGTTACCTTCCTCACCGCTAGCATTTTTGCAGACCAGGACTTCATCAGTGTTTTTTGTACCCTTCTTACCACGCGAACATCGCCACGCTGAGAGGCTTGATATATCCGTTTTTGCAACTTAAACACAGTTCGTTCTAGTTTTCGCCAATCGACCTGGTTCCATTCTGACTGTGGGGTAAACCCCCGAGCTTTAGACTTCTTCATTGCTACTCATTGCTATATCCTTTCCTTATCACGTGAATCTGTCTGCGTATCCTAGGTGTTAATCTAGGCGTTAGCTTCTGATTCAATCCTTCTCACATAGGCCATGGGGCTAACTACCTACTCAATGACCGACCTCATTGAGAGCACCTATGGAGTTACTTCGTTCCTGGCAGCCATTCTATTGAACTTTTAGGGTGATACTCTCCACCGAGAACCAGGAAAATCATTATAAGAAAGCGTAATCCTATAATCCTGTTTTGTTCTATAGCTATTTGCATGCAGCGTTTCAGCCTATTACGCTACTTACCAGTTACGATGGTTCTTACGTATCTTCCTCTCGTACCCATGAGTTCTATTGCCTGCTACTAACCCCACCTTTAGGCTGGTAGAGCTTCGCTGTTCGACCCCGCTTTAACCTAGAGTTTGTTATTTCTCAGTGATTAGGGGTAGGGCTGTCACTCGGATTTTGCGAGGGTTGGTCTTTCACCAACATGGTTACCAAGTTCTCAAGGTTTAATACCTTGTGACTAATCCCCCTTTTACCCTTATTGGGTTAGGTTTCTAGTCAACGAATCGCACACGCTTTACTCGTATAAGACTCCTCAGTTACTGTCAATTTGATACCATACTCAGGGCACATTTGTTTTAATCTTTCAATTAGTCTTTTTGTCGGGATTACGACAAAATTTTGATTGCCCCTTCGGCCTATGTTTATTGAGTTTTTCTGCCGCTCGTTCCATCCAATTACAATATTGCCAATGCGTTCGCTAAGACAGCGGTTGACAATAAAACGGGCAGCTTTATTAACTGCATCCCGCATCTGGTTGTTCCGCTTCCGTTGAACTTTATACAAGTTCGCATCCCAATAAAAATCGGGTTTACCGGCTTTGTATTTTGCTACCAGGCGAGCATACCCCTGGTTCATTGATTTCAGTTTTCGACCGTCAAGAATTAGGCTTTTCCCATGGGTCGATACACCGGTCAACCAATTATCGCCACCATGGTCAAAGCTCCATGCTTGAGAGTAGTCAAGATTGGGGTTGGTATCTATTGGCTGCTTCCCGTCGTCGATAACCCAGTCAATCCACAACTGACCTAGATATGGTCGGATAGTTACCTCTTTGACCCAATCTGGGTCTATGAAATCTGGAGGAGACAGTGTTATATCGCAAAGTAATTCAGGCTTAGACTCTTTGCTAATTGACGGCCAGAATAATCCTTGCTTGTAGGTAAGGGCTTGTCTTGGGAAAGTAACCGCCGCTAATCCTCCCTTTTTGCGATACCTAGGAAGTCTCGGCCTATCAACTTCTCCTTTGTAATATTTCCCAACCAATTGGTTGTAGCTTTTTAAAGATTCCCCCACTGACTTCAAGGTTTGCTGAGCTGATTGGGCAGCCATAGCCTTGTAGTGTGGACTCCTATTAAGAGCCTTATCTATTTCTGGATACCTTACTGCGCATTTATATGTTTTCCAGCCAAACCTGAGGGTATCACTACGCCAGTAGGTAGTATAAGCTTCGACTTGTTCGCGAAGCCAGTCATAGTGCTTCTTCTTCGCGTAATAAATTGCACAGTTCGTCAAGTTATTTGCTTGTTCGCATTGAAACACCCAGAAAGCCTTTTCTTCATCTGAAAAAGTAGATTTTACTGGGACTGTTCTATACACTTCCTGTCGTTTTATTGCTTTGATATAGTACTATTAGTATACTTGAGAGTTCTAATTTATGTCAAGCATTAAAGAAAAGAAATCAAAGAAACGGATGAGAGGTGTACCAGTTTATTATGATGAGTTGAAAAAGCAACATGGCATATTATTGACTGATACTGCTTGGAAGTGGTTGCAGCTTTCAGCTAAAGAGTCCGGAATCAGTATTGGTGAATTCCTTGAACGCTGGATTAGAAGTGAAATAGACAAAACATAAGAGGGACACGGCGGGGTAAACCCCGTCGCGTCCGTTTCATCCCGGAGACGAAACCTGTTTATTAAGGCAGCCTTAATCATGGAGGCGCGCTTTCGCGACGGCGAAAGCGCGCCTCAAAGTTTTAACCCTTTACCCATAACCGACCAACCATAAAGGCTGCCTTATTCAAGCGGTAACTTCTGACCCGGTCATTAGACGCAGGGTTCTCACGTTCCCGGATGGCTTGATAGAAGTTGACAAGCGATGCAGTGGTCTGACGGGGGTTTCCCCCACTCGCGCTTTGCATGGCTGACAAAGTGCGATACCTCGACCAAGCACTTGATCAAGATATTTCTATAACCATTACACCCCATCATCCCATCCTCTCATCACCCCATTATCAATTGACCTAGTTTTGTGATGACTTAACCGATGCTGTAGGAGACTACAATGAAATTTGTGGTTTGCTGCCTATGGATAAATCAATGCTGCAAGCAATCTCTGCTCTAACCCTAGGGTTCCAATTTGCTTCTCCTGGACCGATAATCGTTGAACTCGGACCGGTAACAATCCGCTGGTACGGACTATTGATTGCCTCAGCAGTGTTAATTGGAGTTAGCCTGTCCCAATACCTAGCCAAGAGTCGTAACGTTAACCCAGATTTGTTGGGCGACTTGGCTATCTGGCTGGTGATTTCTGCGATTCCTGGAGCCAGACTTTACTATGTCTTGTTTCAGTGGGAACAATACGCCCAGCGTCCAGACCAAATTATTGCGATTTGGAATGGTGGGATTGCCATTCATGGCGCTATCTTGGGTGGTATCTTAGCTGCAATAATTTTTGCCCGCCTCAATAAACTGTCTGTCTGGCTGTTAGTTGATCTAGTAGTTCCTTCTCTGATATTAGGTCAAGCAATCGGACGTTGGGGTAATTTCTTTAATTCCGAAGCCTTTGGCGCTCCCACGGATTTGCCTTGGAAATTGTATATTCCACCACTACAGCGTCCCCCAGGCTTTCAGAATTTTGACTATTTCCATCCCACCTTTCTCTATGAGTCTGTGTGGAACTTATTGGTCTTTGGGTTACTGATGACTCTGTTCTTTCGGGATTTACGCCGCAAACCCCATCTGAAGGTAGGGACGATGGCTCTAGTTTATATGGTCGCCTATAGTACTGGTCGCTTCTGGATTGAGGCATTGCGGATGGATAGTCTGATGCTCGGTCCATTACGCATTGCTCAAGTGGTCAGTTTGGTTGCGATCGCATTGGGAGTTGCTGGTTTAGGGTGGCTGTATTGGATGGGTCGGTCTTTGCCAGATGTTGTTCCAGTCGATAATCAGCAGTGGGATACGGTATCTAAATAAAAAAAGCCCCAGAGTTTAGCTCTAGGACTTTACCAGGGTGCATCTACCACTTTCTTTTTACTGGGTATATCAGGTTAATCCGGACAATTTTGGAATATACCAATTTGTTATTAGTTGTGATATTGGAAAGATCGCGCGTAAGCTATCAGCGTGTCGCGTATCAGCCAACGGCTTAATGCTTACGATCGCGCAACGGATGATTCGAGGGCATGTTACCTATAGTTGAGTCTCTGGTATAGGAGTCCCCAGGGCAGGCGCGGACATGACAAAAGTCTCAAACCTAAGTAAGCGCAAGAGTTTGACTTCTGACTTGTGACTTGTGACTTGTGACTTCTGCTATTACTCGGGAGTAATCACAAATACCAATTCCCCTTTACCAATTACCAATTACTCAAGCTTGACAATATTAATGTTCTCGTAAATTATAGGAAACCTCAAATTCCAGAAGTTTATCCAACGTCTCTAGCTTCTTCAACCCAGCTGTCAAACAACTTTTGATTCTTTTTAATCCATTCTTGGCTATGGCGACGGATATCTGCTGGGCTATCTTCGCCGTTTTTGGCTCGTAAGCTTTCAGCATTAAGCTCCTCAATCGGCATATTAAATAGCTCAAATAATCGTCTGGCTGCTGGGTTAGCTGCTAGGAATTTTTTGTTGGCCACAAAGCGGATCTGATCCACCGCGAATCCGAGATTTTTACCATCGATTGAAGTATGTTTTTCTGTCAACCCTTTCTGGGGTCCTGGTAGATTGGTTTGGGCAACTTCTAGCCAAACCACATCCTCACCTGGTTTTAATACCGTACCCAGCCATAGGGGAGTCCAAGTGTAGTAAAGGACTGGTTTTCCTTGTTTGTAGCGAGCAATGCTATTCGCAATTAAAACGCTATATTCTCCTTGGTCGTGTTCGACAGTATCCCTGAGACCATAAGCATCTAAGTGATGCTCAATAACTAACTCACATCCCCAACCGGGAATACAACCAGCTAAATTTGCCTTACCATTGCCATCAAAGTCAAAAAGTTTGGCAATTTTAGGGTCTTTGAGTTGCTCCAAATTGGTGATATTGTATTTTTCAGCAGTTTTTTTATCAATCTGATACCCTTGCAAAAGATCAGAAACAATAACTCCAACTCGCTCTAATTTATTGTCGCCACCATTTTTTTCAAAGAATTCTGTGTGCAGGTTTTCCCAGTGGCTAGCGGTAAAATCGAGGTCGTTATTACCCAAAGCGATGTGGCTGGTGGTTGGCTGGAGTTCTTTGGGTTTTTCAATCTCGTAACCGAGCTTTTCCAGAGCTGTGTTAACGATGTGTGTCATGAATTGTGAATCGGCTAGATAACCATAGGTAGAGCGTACGTTCACCCCTTTCCCAGGTAGGGCTATTTCTGATGCAGTTAATTCGGTTGTAGCTTGGGGAATTTGTTGCCAGCTCATGAAACCCACAAGCAATGCCACTAAAACCGTTACAGCAACACTAGTCCCAGTCCGTTGTTTACTGGTTAACCTCAAACGCACAAAACCAATCGGTCCTCGCTCTAGCCAAGGGATTTGGTTGTTGCCTTGACTCACCACTTGAGTGATCCGGTCGAGCATCACCGCAATCAGAACGATGCTTAATCCTCCCACAGCAGCTAGTCCGACATTCACCCGACCGAGACCTTGTAAGACCATCTGTCCCAATCCCCCGACACCAATCATAGAAGTCACTACCGACATCGATAGTGCTAATAGGATGGCTTGGTTGACTCCAGCTAGGATAGTTGGCATTGCTAGGGGAATTTGCACTTCCCAAAGCATTTGTCTTGGGGTTGAACCAAATGCGATCGCAGCTTCGACAACTTCTGTAGATACTTGTCGGATTCCTAGGTTGGTCAGGCGAATCAGGGGGGGAACAGCAAAGACTAAAGTAGCGATTACTCCGGGGACTGCACCAATGCCAAATAGCATTACCACTGGGACAAGATAGACGAATGAGGGCAGGGTTTGCATGGCATCAAGCAGGGGTCGCAGGAGTTTCTCGACGCGATCGCTACTAGCACAGGCAATGCCAAGGGAAATGCCAATCACCACACAAAAGACTACAGCTGTCACCACTAGCGCCAGGGTAGTCATGGCTTGTTCCCAAGCTCCAAAAAAGCCAATCAAGGTCAAGGCTATAAGGCTATAAATAGCAATTTTACCCCCAGCAATTTGCCATACTATCAAGCCCAGAATAATCAGGAAAATTAGGGGAGGAATCGATAGGAAAAGCGATTGTATCCCTTCCAGAGTCCAGGTAATGGGCAAGCTAATTGCTTGAAAGAAGGGACGGAAGTTGTCAACTAGGAAATTAACTACTGCGGTAATCCACTCGTCCAGGGGTAAGGTATAAAGCTCAAAGGGATTCAAGATAATATCTAGACCGACTTGGCTTGTTGCGATATTATTAAGGGATAGAATTAAAGAATTGAACACAATACTATTCCGAGGAACCTTCTTATAGTATAGATTGTCGATTTATCTAGATATTTGGTTTTTCAGCATTCAGCTATCAGCATTCACCTTTCCGTAACTAAGATTAAACGAATGCTTACGTCTTTTATTCAACAGCTGTTGGCTTAGCCTAGGCTTAGGGCATCAGCTGATAGCTGATAGCTTCACGTAATAGCATTCAGCATTTACTATTCAGCTACCTTGTCTTGGACAAGCTTTTGAGGTTTGCCAATACTAGCGATAAGATCAGACTGTTCGACCATTCCTTTGAATGTACCGTCAGTATCGACTACAGCAACAGGAAGTCCATCTCGGTAGAGGTGAAATATATCTTCTAGGTGGGTTAAAGCGTTGACTGTGGGGAAATCTGTTTCCATCACTTCAGTAATGTCTTCACTGCCTTTTTGGAGGACTGCTTCGAGCCATTGTTTCTTGACAATTCCAACTGGTTTGCTGTGTTCATCGACAACATACATTTGTTGGAGGTGATGGTCTATCATCTGTTCCAGTCCAGCCGTAGCAGAGTTTTCTGTAAGAACTAAGGCAGGGGTTTGACGAGCAATTGAGCCAGTTTTTAGGACTTGGGCGCGGTTAACATCTTGGATGAATGCACTGATGTAGTCGTCAGCTGGTTGGTTAATCAGTTCTTCTGGTGTGCCAATTTGGACAATATAACCGTCTTTCATCACTGCTATGTGATCGCCCATCTTGAGGGCTTCTTGAATATCATGGCTGATAAATACAATGGTTTTGTGCAGTTCTGTTTGGAGTCGCAGTAATTCATCCTGCATGTCCCGCCGAATTAGGGGGTCGAGGGCGCTGAATGCCTCATCCATAAGTAAAATCTCGGCATCTGTGGCTAAAGCGCGGGCTAAACCTACCCGTTGACGCATCCCACCACTCAGAGAAGAAGGTAAATAATCCGCCCATTGGGATAAACCTACTACTTCTAAGGTTTCCAAGGCTTTTTTGCGGCGTTTGCCTTGATCTATCCCCCGGACCTTGAGACCATACCCTACATTTTCTGCAACTGTTTTGTGGGGAAATAATCCAAATCGCTGAAACACCATTGATACCTTGCTCTGGCGAATCTCTCGCATCCGCTTCTCATCAACATGGGCAATGTCTTCATCATCGATATAGATATTGCCGCTGGTGGGATTAATTAAGCGGTTAATACAGCGAGCTAGGGTGGATTTTCCGGAACCGGATAACCCCATTACCACAAACAATTCTCCTTTATTGACGGTCATAGAGACATCGGCAATACCTAAGACTTGACCGGTTTTTTCTAAGATAGAATCCCTACTCCCACCTTGGCGAAATAGTTTGAGGGCAGCTTGGGGTTTTTCGCCATAAATTTTAATCAGATGTTCAATACGAATTTTGGGGTTTGAATTAATAGTAGTCATTAGTAATTGTTGAAAATTGTAAAAGGATAAAAAGAGAAAAGTTGATTCGGAAAAACCCCTAGTTTATAACAGTTACTCAGCAGGCTTCGCACTGAGGCACTCAGCAGTTTTTATTGCCATTCACCTTAAATTTCATCTGGGTTAATCCCTGCCTGTCGCAGTCTTTCCGCTAATTGCTCAGCTCGTTGCTCAGCTACTTCAGCTCGTTGCTCAGCTGCTTCAGCTCGTTGCTCAGCTGCTTCTTCTGGTAAGGGAACTAGATTCCCATCCCGGTCATAAAAGCGCAGCCATACTGCTGAGGTTTCTTCAATGGTTCCAGACCATGGTCCCAACCACAACCCTAAGCGCTGACACCATAGCCACCCTTGTTGATTTGGGGTTAGCTCCTGGTAGCCATTGTCTATATTTAAATACCATCCTTGCAATGAATCTGGGTCAAAGGGTTGGTAGACAAAATAATTTGGAGTGCGGAAGGTCTGGCAGTAGATGCTCTTCTTTTTACCTGTATCAACTTGCTTTGTGGAGGGGGACATCAGCTCGATTATTACATCTGGGTAGCGACCCTGTTCTTCCCATACTACCCAGCCCAGGCGTTCTCGGCTACCGTCTACATTCAAGACTACAAAGAAATCTGGCCCGCGAAAGTCCCGGTTTCGTGCTTGTTCACTGCTGAAGTAAACAAACATATTGCCCCCAACAAAGTAATCGTCTCGGTCAGCTAAAGCAACGCGCAGTGAACGGATCAGGACGTTCATGGCTATGGGGTGGCGTTGACACTCCCCGTCCTACAAGGACGAGGATTCTTTCTTCCCAGGGATTCCAATGAACTTGCCCTCAGAAAGCATCTTGACCGTGTGCCCCACGGCTGCAAGTCCGCGTATAGCGATT includes:
- a CDS encoding type 1 glutamine amidotransferase — encoded protein: MNSEQLELTLGWLYPTLMSTYGDRGNVICLQQRTQRRGIRVNVIPLDQQTPAEQFYKVDIFMGGGAQDRQQEIVMRDLQGSKANALQEKIEGGTPGVFTCGSPQLLGHYYEPALGKRIQGLGLLDLVSKHPGVDARRCIGNVVFEITASPLAQDLKAMLGKNPVVIGFENHGGRTYLGNVEPLAQVVKGYGNNGEDGTEGAFYRNAIATYSHGPLLPKNPFLADWLIQTALKEKYHIPVCLEPLDDTLATKARAAMFKRLALTNLS
- a CDS encoding group II intron reverse transcriptase; the protein is MQAIFKSIKQMPKWVLDADIAKCFDKINHDALLNKLNTYPSMKRLIKGWLKAGVMDEGIFTSTDEGTPQGGIISPLLANIALHGMENRIKEYAETLPGNKRRNKTALSLIRYADDFVIMHKSKEVVEECQRIIIKWLEEIGLELKSTKTRLVHTSNGFEFLGFNVRQYQTGRHQSKQGFKTLIKPSKKRVKEHWEKLSKVIDRHKAAPQKALISKLKPIIRGWCNYNKCVVSKETFSDLDNMLWNKLQRWGYRRHPNKSKTWVNKKYWGTKVEKPKKWYEAPKVDNWVFMASEDNYLPKHAKTKIIRHNKVKGDRSIFDGDLIYWNTRMQKHPEMTSQKGTLLKRQEGKCNHCGLIFRDGDFREVHHIIPRANGGNDQLNNLELLHLHCHDAKHRKKINLTNLDDNPF
- a CDS encoding reverse transcriptase N-terminal domain-containing protein — translated: MKKSKARGFTPQSEWNQVDWRKLERTVFKLQKRIYQASQRGDVRVVRRVQKTLMKSWSAKMLAVRKVTQQNKGKKTAGIDGRKALTNKQRLVLVANLKIHKRPQPTRRVWIDKPGRKEKRPLGIPTIYDRALQALTKQACLT
- the lgt gene encoding prolipoprotein diacylglyceryl transferase, whose amino-acid sequence is MLQAISALTLGFQFASPGPIIVELGPVTIRWYGLLIASAVLIGVSLSQYLAKSRNVNPDLLGDLAIWLVISAIPGARLYYVLFQWEQYAQRPDQIIAIWNGGIAIHGAILGGILAAIIFARLNKLSVWLLVDLVVPSLILGQAIGRWGNFFNSEAFGAPTDLPWKLYIPPLQRPPGFQNFDYFHPTFLYESVWNLLVFGLLMTLFFRDLRRKPHLKVGTMALVYMVAYSTGRFWIEALRMDSLMLGPLRIAQVVSLVAIALGVAGLGWLYWMGRSLPDVVPVDNQQWDTVSK
- the proX gene encoding glycine betaine/L-proline ABC transporter substrate-binding protein ProX, with the protein product MFNSLILSLNNIATSQVGLDIILNPFELYTLPLDEWITAVVNFLVDNFRPFFQAISLPITWTLEGIQSLFLSIPPLIFLIILGLIVWQIAGGKIAIYSLIALTLIGFFGAWEQAMTTLALVVTAVVFCVVIGISLGIACASSDRVEKLLRPLLDAMQTLPSFVYLVPVVMLFGIGAVPGVIATLVFAVPPLIRLTNLGIRQVSTEVVEAAIAFGSTPRQMLWEVQIPLAMPTILAGVNQAILLALSMSVVTSMIGVGGLGQMVLQGLGRVNVGLAAVGGLSIVLIAVMLDRITQVVSQGNNQIPWLERGPIGFVRLRLTSKQRTGTSVAVTVLVALLVGFMSWQQIPQATTELTASEIALPGKGVNVRSTYGYLADSQFMTHIVNTALEKLGYEIEKPKELQPTTSHIALGNNDLDFTASHWENLHTEFFEKNGGDNKLERVGVIVSDLLQGYQIDKKTAEKYNITNLEQLKDPKIAKLFDFDGNGKANLAGCIPGWGCELVIEHHLDAYGLRDTVEHDQGEYSVLIANSIARYKQGKPVLYYTWTPLWLGTVLKPGEDVVWLEVAQTNLPGPQKGLTEKHTSIDGKNLGFAVDQIRFVANKKFLAANPAARRLFELFNMPIEELNAESLRAKNGEDSPADIRRHSQEWIKKNQKLFDSWVEEARDVG
- a CDS encoding quaternary amine ABC transporter ATP-binding protein; the encoded protein is MTTINSNPKIRIEHLIKIYGEKPQAALKLFRQGGSRDSILEKTGQVLGIADVSMTVNKGELFVVMGLSGSGKSTLARCINRLINPTSGNIYIDDEDIAHVDEKRMREIRQSKVSMVFQRFGLFPHKTVAENVGYGLKVRGIDQGKRRKKALETLEVVGLSQWADYLPSSLSGGMRQRVGLARALATDAEILLMDEAFSALDPLIRRDMQDELLRLQTELHKTIVFISHDIQEALKMGDHIAVMKDGYIVQIGTPEELINQPADDYISAFIQDVNRAQVLKTGSIARQTPALVLTENSATAGLEQMIDHHLQQMYVVDEHSKPVGIVKKQWLEAVLQKGSEDITEVMETDFPTVNALTHLEDIFHLYRDGLPVAVVDTDGTFKGMVEQSDLIASIGKPQKLVQDKVAE